In a genomic window of Enterobacter asburiae:
- the sdhA gene encoding succinate dehydrogenase flavoprotein subunit yields the protein MKLPVREFDAVVIGAGGAGMRAALQISQSGQTCALLSKVFPTRSHTVSAQGGITVALGNSHEDNWEWHMYDTVKGSDYIGDQDAIEYMCKTGPEAILELDHMGLPFSRLENGTIYQRPFGGQSKNFGGEQAARTAAAADRTGHALLHTLYQQNLKNHTTIFSEWYALDLVKNADGAIVGCTALCIETGEVVYFKARATVLATGGAGRIYQSTTNAHINTGDGVGMAIRAGVPVQDMEMWQFHPTGIAGAGVLVTEGCRGEGGYLLNKHGERFMERYAPNAKDLAGRDVVARSIMIEIREGRGCDGPWGPHAKLKLDHLGKEVLESRLPGILELSRTFAHVDPVKEPIPVIPTCHYMMGGIPTKVTGQALTVNEQGEDVVIPGLFAVGEIACVSVHGANRLGGNSLLDLVVFGRAVGLHLQESIAEQGALRDATDDEIDASLERLNRWNGNRNGEDPVEIRKALQECMQHNFSVFREGDAMAKGLEQLKAIRERLKNARLDDTSSEFNTQRVECLELDNLMETAFATAMSANFRTESRGAHSRFDFPDRDDENWLCHSLYLPESETMTRRSVNMEPKLRPAFPPKIRTY from the coding sequence ATGAAACTGCCAGTCAGAGAATTTGATGCTGTTGTAATTGGTGCCGGTGGCGCAGGTATGCGTGCCGCACTACAAATTTCCCAGAGCGGCCAGACCTGTGCGCTGCTCTCTAAAGTGTTCCCGACCCGTTCCCACACTGTGTCTGCGCAGGGCGGTATCACCGTTGCGCTGGGTAACTCCCACGAAGATAACTGGGAATGGCACATGTACGACACGGTTAAAGGTTCCGACTATATCGGCGACCAGGATGCCATCGAATATATGTGTAAAACCGGCCCGGAAGCGATTCTGGAGCTGGATCACATGGGGCTGCCGTTCTCCCGTCTGGAAAATGGCACCATCTATCAGCGTCCGTTTGGCGGCCAGTCGAAAAACTTCGGCGGCGAGCAGGCGGCACGTACCGCGGCGGCGGCTGACCGTACCGGCCACGCGCTGCTGCACACCCTGTATCAGCAGAACCTGAAAAACCACACCACCATCTTCTCCGAGTGGTACGCGCTGGATCTGGTGAAAAACGCCGATGGCGCGATCGTGGGCTGTACCGCGCTGTGCATCGAAACCGGTGAAGTGGTTTACTTCAAAGCCCGCGCTACCGTGCTGGCGACCGGCGGCGCAGGCCGTATTTACCAGTCCACCACCAACGCCCACATCAACACCGGTGACGGTGTCGGTATGGCTATCCGCGCGGGCGTGCCGGTGCAGGATATGGAGATGTGGCAGTTCCACCCAACCGGTATCGCCGGTGCGGGCGTGCTGGTAACAGAAGGCTGCCGTGGTGAAGGTGGCTACCTGCTGAACAAACACGGCGAGCGCTTCATGGAGCGTTATGCCCCGAATGCGAAAGACCTGGCGGGTCGTGACGTGGTGGCGCGTTCCATCATGATCGAAATCCGTGAAGGCCGCGGCTGTGACGGCCCATGGGGTCCACACGCGAAGCTGAAGCTCGACCATCTGGGTAAAGAGGTGCTGGAATCCCGTCTGCCGGGCATCCTGGAACTGTCCCGCACCTTCGCCCACGTCGACCCGGTGAAAGAGCCGATTCCGGTTATCCCAACCTGCCACTACATGATGGGCGGTATTCCGACCAAAGTGACCGGCCAGGCGCTTACCGTGAACGAGCAGGGCGAAGACGTGGTTATCCCTGGCCTGTTCGCCGTAGGCGAAATTGCCTGCGTGTCCGTACACGGCGCAAACCGTCTGGGCGGCAACTCGCTGCTGGACCTGGTAGTGTTTGGTCGTGCGGTGGGTCTGCATCTGCAGGAATCCATTGCCGAGCAGGGCGCGCTGCGTGACGCAACCGACGACGAAATCGATGCCTCTCTTGAGCGCCTCAACCGCTGGAACGGTAACCGTAACGGCGAAGATCCGGTTGAAATCCGTAAAGCGCTGCAGGAGTGCATGCAGCATAACTTCTCGGTATTCCGCGAAGGCGACGCGATGGCCAAAGGTCTTGAGCAACTGAAAGCGATCCGCGAGCGTCTGAAAAATGCCCGTCTGGACGACACCTCCAGCGAGTTCAACACCCAGCGCGTTGAGTGCCTGGAGCTGGATAACCTGATGGAAACCGCGTTCGCGACGGCGATGTCGGCAAACTTCCGTACCGAAAGCCGTGGCGCGCATAGCCGCTTCGACTTCCCGGATCGTGATGACGAAAACTGGCTGTGCCATTCCCTGTATCTGCCAGAGTCGGAAACCATGACGCGTCGTAGCGTCAATATGGAACCGAAACTGCGTCCGGCGTTCCCGCCGAAGATTCGTACTTACTAA
- the sdhB gene encoding succinate dehydrogenase iron-sulfur subunit SdhB yields MKLEFSVYRYNPDVDDAPRMQDYTLEAEEGRDMMLLDALIQLKEKDPTLSFRRSCREGVCGSDGVNMNGKNGLACITPISALQRPGQKIVIRPLPGLPVVRDLVVDMGQFYAQYEKIKPYLLNNGQNPPAREHLQSPEQREKLDGLYECILCACCSTSCPSFWWNPDKFIGPAGLLAAYRFLIDSRDTETDSRLEGLSDAFSVFRCHSIMNCVSVCPKGLNPTRAIGHIKSMLLQRSA; encoded by the coding sequence ATGAAACTCGAATTCTCAGTTTATCGTTATAACCCGGATGTTGATGATGCTCCGCGCATGCAGGATTACACCCTGGAAGCGGAAGAAGGCCGTGACATGATGCTGCTGGATGCGTTAATCCAGCTGAAAGAAAAAGATCCTACGCTGTCGTTCCGCCGCTCCTGCCGTGAAGGGGTTTGTGGCTCTGACGGGGTGAACATGAACGGCAAAAATGGCCTGGCCTGCATCACGCCAATTTCAGCGTTGCAGCGTCCTGGTCAGAAAATTGTTATCCGTCCTCTGCCAGGCCTGCCGGTCGTGCGTGATTTGGTGGTAGACATGGGGCAATTCTATGCACAATATGAGAAGATTAAGCCTTACTTATTGAATAATGGGCAAAATCCACCCGCTCGCGAGCACTTACAGTCTCCTGAGCAGCGTGAAAAACTCGATGGGTTGTACGAGTGTATTCTTTGTGCATGTTGTTCAACGTCCTGCCCGTCGTTCTGGTGGAACCCGGACAAGTTTATCGGCCCGGCCGGTCTGCTGGCTGCCTATCGCTTCCTGATCGATAGCCGCGACACCGAAACCGATAGCCGTCTGGAAGGACTGAGTGACGCTTTCAGCGTATTCCGCTGCCATAGCATCATGAACTGCGTCAGTGTGTGTCCGAAGGGGCTGAACCCGACGCGCGCTATCGGTCATATTAAGTCGATGCTGCTGCAGCGCAGTGCGTAA